A window of Coregonus clupeaformis isolate EN_2021a chromosome 28, ASM2061545v1, whole genome shotgun sequence contains these coding sequences:
- the LOC121543642 gene encoding FYVE, RhoGEF and PH domain-containing protein 4-like isoform X2, translated as MFDGDLMKMESEKTTPGETEEFRRTAVRRKSKGVPPETEVSPKPAHLQSPGKSPVKRPGGALLTGKGSGPQGRGLAVHSPGKCPVTRPSHSPVKGAPPGTQSPGKGLGVHSPGKRSIQGGLGSQSPGKGVRSRLNQLRSPGARMKRHGLIAGSPCRLPDLIIHLEGNQSVLRSANSSPTHTTSSISLDQPTDPDSGSASSSHTGLAAHRHSPDRAVVVTRREGRAREISPINMNGLDLMRDAVLVNGHVGDGGKVDTGLNVELSPSHRTETGMEKAKLQESSTDEKKMERGSEEVKVQDSTEQKLYKIANELLQTERAYVARLHLLDQVFCARLTEEAGKGLFPVDVVRTIFSNISSIHTFHSQFLLPDLETHMDQWSVSPRLGDVMQQHAPFLRMYAEYVMSFDHAMELLRVWTERSTPFRNVIQDIQSQAVCGSLTLQHHMLEPVQRVPRYEMLLRDYLKRLPDDDSDHSHAEKSLQVISMAATHSNSAIRKSENRKKLLEIYERLGEEKDVMNPSNEFIREGRILMLAARNSAMERHLFLFNNMLLCCTPRFSLGGQRFTLRTRIDVEGMTVQRTTNEHHPHTFKVSGKERTLERTLDLQASSEQDKEDWIKAFQDSIDVFQQKNYTFKSASKEVETEELGRRAPRWIRDNEVTMCMKCSEPFNALTRWRHHCRACGCVVCWRCSENKVTLEYDGNKVNKVCLDCHSALTLRANREERGEGKDGGHSRGSTTYLPISIPTLFPGCEGPF; from the exons atgtttgacggtgaccTGATGAAGATGGAGAGTGAGAAGACCACTCCTGGTGAGACGGAGGAGTTTAGGCGGACGGCGGTGAGGAGAAAGTCGAAGGGAGTACCGCCGGAGACGGAAG tGTCTCCTAAACCTGCCCATCTCCAGAGCCCTGGGAAGAGCCCTGTCAAGAGGCCAGGAGGAGCTCTACTCACAGGGAAGGGATCAGGACCCCAAGGGAGGGGGCTAGCAGTCCACAGCCCAGGAAAGTGTCCTGTGACCAGGCCTAGCCACAGCCCGGTGAAGGGGGCACCACCAGGGACCCAGAGCCCAGGAAAGGGACTAGGGGTCCACAGCCCAGGAAAGCGCTCCATACAGGGGGGACTAGGATCTCAGTCCCCAGGGAAGGGCGTAAGATCCAGGCTGAACCAGCTGAGAAGCCCTGGGGCCAGGATGAAGAGACATGGACTGATTGCAGGATCGCCCTGCCGCCTGCCTGACCTCATCATTCACCTTGAGGGAAACCAGTCTGTGCTCAGATCAGCTAACAGCAGCCCAACACATACCACGTCCTCTATAAGCCTGGACCAGCCTACAGACCCAGACAGTGGGTCTGCCTCCAGCTCCCACACAGGACTGGCTGCTCACAGACACAGTccagacagggcagtagtagtgACCCGTAGGGAGGGCAGAGCGAGGGAAATCTCTCCCATAAATATGAATGGGTTGGACCTGATGAGGGACGCTGTACTGGTCAATGGCCATGTAGGAGACGGAGGGAAGGTGGATACAGGGCTCAACGTGGAGCTGTCCCCCTCTCACAGAactgagactgggatggagaaGGCCAAGCTTCAGGAGAGCTCTACAGATgagaagaagatggagagagggagtgaggaggtgAAGGTGCAGGACTCCACTGAACAGAAGCTGTATAAGATCGCCAATGAGCTTCTACAGACAGAGAGGGCCTATGTTGCTCGCCTTCACCTGCTAGACCAG gtgttcTGTGCACGGCTTACTGAGGAGGCCGGTAAAGGCTTGTTCCCTGTAGATGTGGTGAGGACAATCTTCTCCAACAtctcctccatccacaccttccACAGCCAGTTCCTACTGCCAGACCTGGAGACACACATGGACCAATG GTCTGTGAGTCCTCGTCTGGGTGATGTCATGCAGCAGCATGCTCCCTTCCTCAGGATGTATGCTGAGTACGTGATGAGCTTCGACCATGCCATGGAGCTGCTTAGAGTCTGGACGGAGAGGTCCACACCATTCAGGAACGTCATACAGGACATTCAG AGTCAGGCGGTGTGTGGTAGTCTGACCCTGCAACACCACATGTTGGAGCCGGTCCAGAGAGTACCTCGTTATGAGATGCTGCTGAGAGACTACCTCAAGAGACTGCCTGATGACGACTCAGACCACAGCCATGCAGAGA AGTCTCTGCAGGTCATCTCCATGGCAGCAACACACTCCAACAGCGCCATCCGCAAATCG GAGAACCGGAAGAAGCTGCTGGAGATCTACGAGAGGTTGGGGGAGGAGAAGGACGTGATGAACCCCTCTAATGAGTTCATCAGGGAGGGACGCATTCTGATGCTGGCTGCCAGGAACTCCGCCATGGAGAGACACCTCTTCCTG TTCAACAACATGCTGCTGTGCTGCACTCCTCGGTTCAGCCTGGGGGGGCAGCGGTTCACCCTGCGGACACGGATTGACGTGGAGGGCATGACTGTGCAGCGCACCACCAACGAACACCACCCCCACACCTTCAAGGTGTCTGGCAAGGAGAGGACCCTGGAGAGGACCCTGGACCTACAGGCCAG CTCTGAACAAGACAAAGAGGACTGGATAAAG GCTTTTCAGGACTCCATTGATGTTTTCCAGCAGAAGAATTATACTTTTAAGTCAGCTTCTAAAGAAGTAGAG ACGGAGGAACTGGGTCGGCGTGCCCCTCGATGGATCAGGGACAATGAGGTGACCATGTGTATGAAGTGTAGCGAACCCTTCAACGCCCTCACCCGATGGAGACACCACTGCAGAGCCTGTGGCTGT GTGGTGTGTTGGAGGTGTTCAGAGAACAAAGTAACTCTGGAGTACGATGGCAACAAGGTGAACAAGGTGTGTCTAGACTGCCACTCCGCCCTGACCCTCCGGgccaacagagaggagaggggagagggcaaGGACGGGGGGCATTCTAGAGGTTCCACAACCTACCTCCCCATTTCCATCCCTACCCTTTTCCCAGGATGTGAAGGCCCTTTCTAG
- the LOC121543642 gene encoding FYVE, RhoGEF and PH domain-containing protein 4-like isoform X1, whose product MFDGDLMKMESEKTTPGETEEFRRTAVRRKSKGVPPETEVSPKPAHLQSPGKSPVKRPGGALLTGKGSGPQGRGLAVHSPGKCPVTRPSHSPVKGAPPGTQSPGKGLGVHSPGKRSIQGGLGSQSPGKGVRSRLNQLRSPGARMKRHGLIAGSPCRLPDLIIHLEGNQSVLRSANSSPTHTTSSISLDQPTDPDSGSASSSHTGLAAHRHSPDRAVVVTRREGRAREISPINMNGLDLMRDAVLVNGHVGDGGKVDTGLNVELSPSHRTETGMEKAKLQESSTDEKKMERGSEEVKVQDSTEQKLYKIANELLQTERAYVARLHLLDQVFCARLTEEAGKGLFPVDVVRTIFSNISSIHTFHSQFLLPDLETHMDQWSVSPRLGDVMQQHAPFLRMYAEYVMSFDHAMELLRVWTERSTPFRNVIQDIQSQAVCGSLTLQHHMLEPVQRVPRYEMLLRDYLKRLPDDDSDHSHAEKSLQVISMAATHSNSAIRKSENRKKLLEIYERLGEEKDVMNPSNEFIREGRILMLAARNSAMERHLFLFNNMLLCCTPRFSLGGQRFTLRTRIDVEGMTVQRTTNEHHPHTFKVSGKERTLERTLDLQASSEQDKEDWIKAFQDSIDVFQQKNYTFKSASKEVEVSTEELGRRAPRWIRDNEVTMCMKCSEPFNALTRWRHHCRACGCVVCWRCSENKVTLEYDGNKVNKVCLDCHSALTLRANREERGEGKDGGHSRGSTTYLPISIPTLFPGCEGPF is encoded by the exons atgtttgacggtgaccTGATGAAGATGGAGAGTGAGAAGACCACTCCTGGTGAGACGGAGGAGTTTAGGCGGACGGCGGTGAGGAGAAAGTCGAAGGGAGTACCGCCGGAGACGGAAG tGTCTCCTAAACCTGCCCATCTCCAGAGCCCTGGGAAGAGCCCTGTCAAGAGGCCAGGAGGAGCTCTACTCACAGGGAAGGGATCAGGACCCCAAGGGAGGGGGCTAGCAGTCCACAGCCCAGGAAAGTGTCCTGTGACCAGGCCTAGCCACAGCCCGGTGAAGGGGGCACCACCAGGGACCCAGAGCCCAGGAAAGGGACTAGGGGTCCACAGCCCAGGAAAGCGCTCCATACAGGGGGGACTAGGATCTCAGTCCCCAGGGAAGGGCGTAAGATCCAGGCTGAACCAGCTGAGAAGCCCTGGGGCCAGGATGAAGAGACATGGACTGATTGCAGGATCGCCCTGCCGCCTGCCTGACCTCATCATTCACCTTGAGGGAAACCAGTCTGTGCTCAGATCAGCTAACAGCAGCCCAACACATACCACGTCCTCTATAAGCCTGGACCAGCCTACAGACCCAGACAGTGGGTCTGCCTCCAGCTCCCACACAGGACTGGCTGCTCACAGACACAGTccagacagggcagtagtagtgACCCGTAGGGAGGGCAGAGCGAGGGAAATCTCTCCCATAAATATGAATGGGTTGGACCTGATGAGGGACGCTGTACTGGTCAATGGCCATGTAGGAGACGGAGGGAAGGTGGATACAGGGCTCAACGTGGAGCTGTCCCCCTCTCACAGAactgagactgggatggagaaGGCCAAGCTTCAGGAGAGCTCTACAGATgagaagaagatggagagagggagtgaggaggtgAAGGTGCAGGACTCCACTGAACAGAAGCTGTATAAGATCGCCAATGAGCTTCTACAGACAGAGAGGGCCTATGTTGCTCGCCTTCACCTGCTAGACCAG gtgttcTGTGCACGGCTTACTGAGGAGGCCGGTAAAGGCTTGTTCCCTGTAGATGTGGTGAGGACAATCTTCTCCAACAtctcctccatccacaccttccACAGCCAGTTCCTACTGCCAGACCTGGAGACACACATGGACCAATG GTCTGTGAGTCCTCGTCTGGGTGATGTCATGCAGCAGCATGCTCCCTTCCTCAGGATGTATGCTGAGTACGTGATGAGCTTCGACCATGCCATGGAGCTGCTTAGAGTCTGGACGGAGAGGTCCACACCATTCAGGAACGTCATACAGGACATTCAG AGTCAGGCGGTGTGTGGTAGTCTGACCCTGCAACACCACATGTTGGAGCCGGTCCAGAGAGTACCTCGTTATGAGATGCTGCTGAGAGACTACCTCAAGAGACTGCCTGATGACGACTCAGACCACAGCCATGCAGAGA AGTCTCTGCAGGTCATCTCCATGGCAGCAACACACTCCAACAGCGCCATCCGCAAATCG GAGAACCGGAAGAAGCTGCTGGAGATCTACGAGAGGTTGGGGGAGGAGAAGGACGTGATGAACCCCTCTAATGAGTTCATCAGGGAGGGACGCATTCTGATGCTGGCTGCCAGGAACTCCGCCATGGAGAGACACCTCTTCCTG TTCAACAACATGCTGCTGTGCTGCACTCCTCGGTTCAGCCTGGGGGGGCAGCGGTTCACCCTGCGGACACGGATTGACGTGGAGGGCATGACTGTGCAGCGCACCACCAACGAACACCACCCCCACACCTTCAAGGTGTCTGGCAAGGAGAGGACCCTGGAGAGGACCCTGGACCTACAGGCCAG CTCTGAACAAGACAAAGAGGACTGGATAAAG GCTTTTCAGGACTCCATTGATGTTTTCCAGCAGAAGAATTATACTTTTAAGTCAGCTTCTAAAGAAGTAGAGGTATCT ACGGAGGAACTGGGTCGGCGTGCCCCTCGATGGATCAGGGACAATGAGGTGACCATGTGTATGAAGTGTAGCGAACCCTTCAACGCCCTCACCCGATGGAGACACCACTGCAGAGCCTGTGGCTGT GTGGTGTGTTGGAGGTGTTCAGAGAACAAAGTAACTCTGGAGTACGATGGCAACAAGGTGAACAAGGTGTGTCTAGACTGCCACTCCGCCCTGACCCTCCGGgccaacagagaggagaggggagagggcaaGGACGGGGGGCATTCTAGAGGTTCCACAACCTACCTCCCCATTTCCATCCCTACCCTTTTCCCAGGATGTGAAGGCCCTTTCTAG
- the LOC121543642 gene encoding FYVE, RhoGEF and PH domain-containing protein 4-like isoform X3: MDPLWLLIRSHILRKQGWQVSPKPAHLQSPGKSPVKRPGGALLTGKGSGPQGRGLAVHSPGKCPVTRPSHSPVKGAPPGTQSPGKGLGVHSPGKRSIQGGLGSQSPGKGVRSRLNQLRSPGARMKRHGLIAGSPCRLPDLIIHLEGNQSVLRSANSSPTHTTSSISLDQPTDPDSGSASSSHTGLAAHRHSPDRAVVVTRREGRAREISPINMNGLDLMRDAVLVNGHVGDGGKVDTGLNVELSPSHRTETGMEKAKLQESSTDEKKMERGSEEVKVQDSTEQKLYKIANELLQTERAYVARLHLLDQVFCARLTEEAGKGLFPVDVVRTIFSNISSIHTFHSQFLLPDLETHMDQWSVSPRLGDVMQQHAPFLRMYAEYVMSFDHAMELLRVWTERSTPFRNVIQDIQSQAVCGSLTLQHHMLEPVQRVPRYEMLLRDYLKRLPDDDSDHSHAEKSLQVISMAATHSNSAIRKSENRKKLLEIYERLGEEKDVMNPSNEFIREGRILMLAARNSAMERHLFLFNNMLLCCTPRFSLGGQRFTLRTRIDVEGMTVQRTTNEHHPHTFKVSGKERTLERTLDLQASSEQDKEDWIKAFQDSIDVFQQKNYTFKSASKEVEVSTEELGRRAPRWIRDNEVTMCMKCSEPFNALTRWRHHCRACGCVVCWRCSENKVTLEYDGNKVNKVCLDCHSALTLRANREERGEGKDGGHSRGSTTYLPISIPTLFPGCEGPF, translated from the exons ATGGATCCTCTGTGGCTCCTGATCCGAAGTCATATTTTGAGGAAACAGGGATGGCAAG tGTCTCCTAAACCTGCCCATCTCCAGAGCCCTGGGAAGAGCCCTGTCAAGAGGCCAGGAGGAGCTCTACTCACAGGGAAGGGATCAGGACCCCAAGGGAGGGGGCTAGCAGTCCACAGCCCAGGAAAGTGTCCTGTGACCAGGCCTAGCCACAGCCCGGTGAAGGGGGCACCACCAGGGACCCAGAGCCCAGGAAAGGGACTAGGGGTCCACAGCCCAGGAAAGCGCTCCATACAGGGGGGACTAGGATCTCAGTCCCCAGGGAAGGGCGTAAGATCCAGGCTGAACCAGCTGAGAAGCCCTGGGGCCAGGATGAAGAGACATGGACTGATTGCAGGATCGCCCTGCCGCCTGCCTGACCTCATCATTCACCTTGAGGGAAACCAGTCTGTGCTCAGATCAGCTAACAGCAGCCCAACACATACCACGTCCTCTATAAGCCTGGACCAGCCTACAGACCCAGACAGTGGGTCTGCCTCCAGCTCCCACACAGGACTGGCTGCTCACAGACACAGTccagacagggcagtagtagtgACCCGTAGGGAGGGCAGAGCGAGGGAAATCTCTCCCATAAATATGAATGGGTTGGACCTGATGAGGGACGCTGTACTGGTCAATGGCCATGTAGGAGACGGAGGGAAGGTGGATACAGGGCTCAACGTGGAGCTGTCCCCCTCTCACAGAactgagactgggatggagaaGGCCAAGCTTCAGGAGAGCTCTACAGATgagaagaagatggagagagggagtgaggaggtgAAGGTGCAGGACTCCACTGAACAGAAGCTGTATAAGATCGCCAATGAGCTTCTACAGACAGAGAGGGCCTATGTTGCTCGCCTTCACCTGCTAGACCAG gtgttcTGTGCACGGCTTACTGAGGAGGCCGGTAAAGGCTTGTTCCCTGTAGATGTGGTGAGGACAATCTTCTCCAACAtctcctccatccacaccttccACAGCCAGTTCCTACTGCCAGACCTGGAGACACACATGGACCAATG GTCTGTGAGTCCTCGTCTGGGTGATGTCATGCAGCAGCATGCTCCCTTCCTCAGGATGTATGCTGAGTACGTGATGAGCTTCGACCATGCCATGGAGCTGCTTAGAGTCTGGACGGAGAGGTCCACACCATTCAGGAACGTCATACAGGACATTCAG AGTCAGGCGGTGTGTGGTAGTCTGACCCTGCAACACCACATGTTGGAGCCGGTCCAGAGAGTACCTCGTTATGAGATGCTGCTGAGAGACTACCTCAAGAGACTGCCTGATGACGACTCAGACCACAGCCATGCAGAGA AGTCTCTGCAGGTCATCTCCATGGCAGCAACACACTCCAACAGCGCCATCCGCAAATCG GAGAACCGGAAGAAGCTGCTGGAGATCTACGAGAGGTTGGGGGAGGAGAAGGACGTGATGAACCCCTCTAATGAGTTCATCAGGGAGGGACGCATTCTGATGCTGGCTGCCAGGAACTCCGCCATGGAGAGACACCTCTTCCTG TTCAACAACATGCTGCTGTGCTGCACTCCTCGGTTCAGCCTGGGGGGGCAGCGGTTCACCCTGCGGACACGGATTGACGTGGAGGGCATGACTGTGCAGCGCACCACCAACGAACACCACCCCCACACCTTCAAGGTGTCTGGCAAGGAGAGGACCCTGGAGAGGACCCTGGACCTACAGGCCAG CTCTGAACAAGACAAAGAGGACTGGATAAAG GCTTTTCAGGACTCCATTGATGTTTTCCAGCAGAAGAATTATACTTTTAAGTCAGCTTCTAAAGAAGTAGAGGTATCT ACGGAGGAACTGGGTCGGCGTGCCCCTCGATGGATCAGGGACAATGAGGTGACCATGTGTATGAAGTGTAGCGAACCCTTCAACGCCCTCACCCGATGGAGACACCACTGCAGAGCCTGTGGCTGT GTGGTGTGTTGGAGGTGTTCAGAGAACAAAGTAACTCTGGAGTACGATGGCAACAAGGTGAACAAGGTGTGTCTAGACTGCCACTCCGCCCTGACCCTCCGGgccaacagagaggagaggggagagggcaaGGACGGGGGGCATTCTAGAGGTTCCACAACCTACCTCCCCATTTCCATCCCTACCCTTTTCCCAGGATGTGAAGGCCCTTTCTAG